ATGCCATAAGGTTGAACACATCACTATGAACTGACGGAAATCCGGGATGATTTGGTTAGACGATCCATGTAGGCTCATAGGGCTTGGAATGCGCTTGTGTAGTGCTCCGGCGAACAAGGATGCCCGAATGAAAGAAGACATAGAAATCACCTGAAGTCTAGTGAATGAGATCGGGTTGGTCCGGGATGGAGGGGCCCATTTTTAAGCGCTCCTTCTCGTCATCACTTTGACGAAGTTGCAATACCTACGATAGTTGGCGGGGTGGTCGCTTGCACCACAGTTTATACTTTTGTCAAGCGTCTTGGGCCACTCACCTCGCTCACGTGTGCTATCACATTTGGCGCAGCGGTACTGGAGGAGGCAGTTTGGTGCCGCATGGCTGACCCACTGACAATTTTTGCACTGTAATGTTTGCCAAAGGGCGGCCTTAACTGGAGTGAGACCATCGATCTCGATGGAGGTGTAAAAGGTGAGTAGTCACAGGTTCAGTTTACGGCATTCTTGCTTTACCTTCGAGGTGATGAAGGGTTCGACAGACAGCTGACATGCCTTGGATTTTCAGATCCTCAGCAATCTCAAATAATGAATGACGTGGTTCTCTTCGAAGGGAGGGTATACGTGAAGAACTTCGTCTGGTTTTCCATGGGAAGGTACTCCGTAGTGGTGTAGTCTTTGGATTtaagaagtatttgatggtggaTCCTCTTGGCTCCTTTATCAGGAAGTCTTTCATGTTGACATTGGTCTGCTTAACTCTGAAATTCTTCGAGGATTCAACAATTACAGTAGGAGGAATTCTGGTACTCGCCTGTTTCCTCTAAGGTACCCGTGGTAGTGGTCGTTGATGTTTGGTTTGCACGTACCCTTTCTCGAGTGTAATTGCATTAACTAACAACAAACGTTCTTTACTCATTAACAAACCTCAGTTTCGTGGATACCCATTCGGTCACTGCTGGCTACCCACTGACACTAGACACTGCTCAAATTattcaacttttttaataaatctcaacatagattcattaaaaaataaaaatcaaaaaacaactacaaaacaaaaacaagtaaaGATCAGAAGTCGTTAAACACTTGGTGCAACCCATATCTAAGGATAGACGGTTGTCAGTTACTTTAAGGAATTGATTCATTCTCTTTTGCTATCGAGGGTTTCCCAGCTCGTGGACACAAATTCATGCTTTCTCCCAAAATTAGGACAAGATTTCGATGGAGGGTGTTTACGGGGTGGAGATGACCGATTCTGCGAAGGACCAGCTGCTGGTTGTAATGAATCTCGATGTTTTGCTGCAGTGGTATGCTCTGCGGTTGAAGGAGATGATTCCAGGGAATGTGTTGACGATTTACTTTCAAAATTTCCTGGTGAATGCTTACACTTGGAATTCGAAGGACATTGACACGGTAGATCCtaagaaatacaaaaacaaaaattgaaattttattcagGGTGGCATCAAATATCAAATAGGACCTGTCTCAAAACGACCCTCGTTTCCCCTAACTTAGATTTGGtttttttcattgaactttTCTTTGGGCTGCCAAGACGAAAGGATGTCTCCTTCGCCGGCTTGTTCTTTTTGGAAATACTAAACTTGGGCGGAGATAAAGACGGTTGGACAGGCTTTATGCGGGGTGATAAACGTCTTCTTGGTTTTGGTGGTGTTGGTAAACGTAGACAAGTTGTCAATTGCGGTTTTTGTGGCGATTTTGACTGGAATATCGGCGGTGGGGAAGGTTGTCGAGTTGGCTCGATTGTTGGAGGTGGTTCACCTAAACTTTCCCTGCTTTTGCAGAAGCAATAATTCACATAATCTCGGCCTCCAACTTGGTTACGTCCAGGAAGCTGTTGACCACAATTTTGGCATAGTTCAGTCCCCGCTTTTGATCGACGCGATTGCTTTGATACCGTAGGTTTGGCTGGTTTTGTTTGAGGGCTAGAATCTCGGGAGATTTGACGATTGTATGGGGGTGGTCGTTGCTTGCACATTGGAAAAAACATGGCGGACGGCTCTGGTCTGCAGTCATCTGCAATGAATGAGAACTGTGTTAATAGCGACTTCTTCTATAGCATTGAAATAACTTACATttgcttccatattcatattgatATTGTTGGACGTCAGTCATTGACTCCTTTGATACGGTGGAGCTAGCAGTAGTCGTAAGTCCCTCCTCTTCATGTGACCGCTTCGGTTGTTTCCTATACCGATTCTTCCCGAGAGAGAGCGGACCTGTTGATCCACCCACTTCGCGTTCTAACTCTTTTTGACGtcgttttttcaactttttctgtTGGGCTCTACCCTTGCAAATTTCGCGAATGTTTTTTGTCATGATTGCCACGATACAAACGAATACCATTAGAATCACAGACACTGCCACAGCAGCAATTATATAGTTTTTGCGTtttactttgaaattttcgTCCCCTTTCAAGTCCGGGTTCTTCTCATCGTTATCCACGGCATCCGCTAGGTTTCTGTCGAAAAATTGCTGGAAAAAGTTTAGTTTTTCCTTTGGCTTTGATTCGACTTGACCAGTCTTTGAAGCAATCTGGGATGCTTTTGGTAGGGTTGCAAGTTTTGGATCTGCAGTAGGTGCATTTGCCTTTTTGGGCTTTAAACTGTCACGACTGGATTTGATTGAATGCGATTGTTTCGAGGACCTGGTTGACTTGTTTTCCTTTTCGATTGTCTCTAAGATTCTGAGTACTGCCCCTAATCCAGGATAAAGGACTTCATCGTTTAAATGGGGCTCAATATGCTCTGCAATCCACTCCTTGAAACGTTGGTTAAATGTAAATTGGGGAACTCCTTGAGAGTGGCAACATCTtgaaactgagacaaaatatttAATCAAAATGAATGCCGAGTGTTGTGACTTTAGATTGAAAGTATGTTTCCGTTTGAAAGGGAACCAAATGTTGGAGAGTTGTCCCATTTCTTCGGGATCTAATTTCGGTAGAGATACAATCATATCTTCTTCATTCTCTGAATGCTCATCGGCTAGATTGAGGTTCAGACACGCTGTTTTTCCGTTTTCGTTATCATCCGAAATGTTGGATGATAAGTCTAAGTATTCAATAGTGAGTTCCATTTTACTGAAATCGGATGAAGGAGGACGCCAACCATTTCCATTTGTGTTTAGAAACACTTTACACTGCACAAGCAAGTCATAAACGTGCTGGGTCGTCTTGAGTGAGAGGACCCCTGCGTAGTAGGAAAGCTTACAAATTGGAATGACAAAGCAGTTAAGATAtctgaaattttagaaaaaagaaattaattatttttcatattATTGGGCTGGTAATTAAGTAATTGATGGAGATTTTCCAGTGAAAGTGTCTGGATGGCTTAGCGGTTAGAGCGAATGGATGGAGTGCTCTGAAACGTTTCAAGACCGTGATCCAATTGGAATATcgtgccaacgattgttattattatttcagtccccgccacgtactcgaggagggcgataaGACCCGAGTCTGTAAGGAACTCGTCTGAAATGGTTTTTCCCCCGAAGCCTAATCGGAGGTTATCTGATGCCTTGGGAACCAAGATGGTCCTCTAagagcatatgttccaggatAATTCCTGAGGGATATACTGTAGGCCCAGTTGTCTGTGGTTAgctcccttgtgggagtttcctgGTGGATATCTCGGACAAAGCTCCTTGTGGGCTAAGTGTAGAATTGCGCTGTACAATTCGGGCGCCATACCCCTTAGTTGGTCTGTCTAGTTCGTCTGGTCTAACCTCatatctatgaatgtttgctcgacaaatgctttcgcagaccaatcggacgttctcctcattcttggacgaGCAGGCCCCCAACCGCTTGGCTTGTTCGTCAGGTCAAAGACGATTGCCTGATAACACTGTGGGTGTGGTGTTCACTGACTTTCCAGGACATATTGCGAGCTAGTGAAACACTAATAAAAATCAGATCCACAGTCGAACCGGTTCCGCttttccggtaagtattaacctgaccatcgttagttaatatgatgtctaactgcgcaaaagcctcgaagagacaACGCGCATTTATCAGTGAACTTTCCCATTCTGCGGCCCGGCGATGACTACCCGCTTACCGAAGATGACTCTCCGTTCTTTTGCTTCTAGGACCGTAGCAACTATAGACGTATACTGGATGGGAACCTGAATAATATGATCTGTTTCCGCACATCGTCTGCATCTCTCCAGATGTCCGTACAAGAAATATTTGGAGCATCCTTCAaagagatttgctctctaaggcgatAGACTATGCATCCAATATGGACCCTCTCGAAACTTGCGCGCTGCCTCTGCTGATATCCGGATGGTCGCCGTTTATATGCCTCCATACGTTTTTCTGAGGCTTACAATGGACGCCTCCTGCAAGTCGTTCAAGTAAATTTTGAACTTGGCCGCGGAAGACTTCGGTTTTGCTCTCTTCGGACCTTTTTGGCTCCAGCACCCGAATGCGTGCAAGAGCATAATACGTATCAGGCgtgcattcccttatccgcatgaAGGGACGCACTTGACggaagatctggcaactccgcacagggggACTAGAAGTTGAGGAGAGCGCTAATGATGGGAGTGTTTGTAAAATTAGGATTGAGAGTTGTTGCCCCTAACTTGAGGAGTAAAAAGGCGGTTTTGGGATTGGAGTGTTATGAGCAATTGAAGGAGCAGGTGAGTTCGCTGAAGGTTCTCTTCAACGAGTGGGTTGGGATAGGATTGAAACTTGGcgaggaagttgagggcaagattggctaggacggcgtcaatACGGGGAGTTTGGTAGGAGTCGtacaggatctggttggagatgtatttggaccGGTTTTCGTTCTTAAGGATGTTGGTTCAGTGGCGGAGGACTGCGCACTCTTGGCGCCGTAGCCGTTCCGTTTGTGATTAACAAATGTTGGACCATAAAGTGAAGCCTTAAATGAGGAGGGGTCCAATAAAGCATTGGGATCTTGTATTTAATGATATATAACGGATCACAAGGCACCGGTTGCACGACCTAGTGGCTTGTTGATATGGTCTACGCGGGGCAGACGGAAACTCGTAGTCACCCCAAGACGGGtgacttctttgacggttgggatgggggTGTTGTGGATATTAAAGGACAGGGTAAGAGATGTGCCTCCATATTTTCGGCAACTGGAGAAATGTTTGAGGCGCATTTCTTGAGCACGATTGAAAGTATTTGGTCGAGTCGgactaatttttaattttttaatgctaTTGATGCTACCACGGTGTTCGTACTGATAAAATGGATGAGCGAAATGTTTTCTCAGAGTTCAAGATCAGGAAGTGGTTGGAAGAAGGGGTGGTACTGGGTTGTCGCGATAGGAAGGATGGTCGTGAGAGGAGGTTTAAGGTGGGGGTGGATCGTTCGCTTTTTTGGCTAATGAGATGTTTTGAAGAAGGATGGCATATTGTTGGAAAGTTTTCCCCAAGGCAGATGAACAGATGTTTCCAAGCTCCTTATATGGCGAAGCAGTTGTGAAAGTGGTTGGTGTACAGGGTCAGAACCCTTTCGCGGATTGACTTTTCAAGCAATCGGATTTCATCTACGAGGTGTGAGCTTTGCGGAGAATATCTGTTCCTAAATAGTCTCCGGATAGCCGAGAGGTTAGAGTGCAGCTGTCatgaaggtcgcagttcaactCTCACTgatagcagtggaatttgtatcgtgatttgacgttggataccagtgactcagctgtgaatgacctgagtcaaatcagagtaataatcctgggcgagcgcaatgctgaccgcattccCTTCTAtagagtactgtaatcctatagtgtaccgttacggtcttgaagtgcttcaacacacttcaaggccctgaccaaCTGATCCGGGTTAGGGATGACAACAATATTACTGCTGATAAGGAAATGGTCGAGGTAGGAGTGGACAGATCTTTTGTTGAAGATGGAGAGGGCTGGGTTGATTTGAAATAGGTTGATAATGGAGTGTGAATTGGAAGAGGGGTGTCCCGGTCTGGTTCGCCCATGCATTGGGTCTAGCGTTCAGGGTTCTGCCAATTGTGAGGGTTCAGACTATGCTAAGTTTGCAGAGCTGGAAGGTGCAGGAGGAATGAATTTGTCGAAGGATCAAGCAGGGCAGTAAGTGGATGCTACGAAGGCCGTGAAAGACGGGGTTTGGAAGGAATTTCTCAGAAACGGAGAATGTCCAGATTTCCGTAGGAATTGCGCGACTTTGGGGGTTGGATTGGAGTCGGTCCGTCCGGAAAAGGTTGAAATTGAGAAAATTGAGATTATAACTATACTTCAACGTGGTTTCACACAGGAGAACTATGTCGGATTTATGTTCGCTCAGGAATAACTCGAACTCATGCCTGTGAGCTCGGTCTGTAATGGAGTTGATGTTTAACTCGATGTTCATGTTCATTGTTGAAAGTCATTTTAGCGACCATCGTGTTAAATATCTGGGGCGATTCCAGggatttcctggcgaactcgagGAAGTCAGGATTTGAGGTGGTGTAGGAGCTTGTTCCTACAGCTTCTGCGAAAAACACATCATTTAAACATCGGGTTGGTTATCGGGCGGCCGATACATCGGTGTACTTAAGAGGGGGCGGAGCGAGAGGGTGATGCACGTTTCTGTGCGTTTCCCTTCGCCACAACTCGGACGAAGGTCGGACATGACCAAGGTTTACATTGTCAGTACTTTAATGCCACGCTCTTCATGGAAACTTATTTTTAATATGAAAGTAACTTAATATTGAATGTATATTCTTATCTTTCACGTGTATCTTTTCATATATATATCTTTTTCTATAGAATTGTCACCGAAACACTTACCCTCCTAGCGCATCATAAAAGGCTTTTTCTGCATAAATCTTGGCATTGCCTTCGGTCATTTTAGAGACAATTTGATTTGCGCCATAAAAATATTGCATTAGGACCTCAATAGCATCATCATTCAGGAGACTTCTGTCTAGGTCCTTGGGTAAcatgaactgaaaataaaattaaaagtaaaaattaattatcatcaacaaaaaaatatcccaaaaaacattaaaattagGACGAATAAAGAATAATATCAAATTGAGGTTCGAAAATGCTGGGGCTAGTAATGAATCGTTCAGCATCTTTAGAAAAGGGATGATAAAGCGTGTTTCATCTTTAAAGGATGAAGATTTGTCGAAAGGGTGGTCAACAACATTACTTTACCCTTTTGAAAGGAAAGAACTCATAGTATATTTTATGAATTATTCTTTATTGGGTCcagtaaataaaattgaaacatCAAATACAAGAAGAAATGTTAAATGAATTACATTTTATTCGACGACAGTTTCCCAGCTTGTTGTTTGGCTTCTTACCAGTGATAGTTCCCCAACTGATTTCGTAGGAAGCtgcaaagaaataaaaaaggatatttttaatatatgACATAAATGTAAACAAATAAATTATGATTTAAGTAGAGAATTCAAAATGTCAACTATATAGGGTCTCTTGCAAATTATACTTGTTCAAGGGACGCCACAATCCAATGGTTCCTACTTCGACTCGATTCTCGAGAAGACAGAAAATAGGGTCCATTTGAAAGTCTTCGATGTACAAAAACTCTCCCGGACCACTCAGGGTATCTCTCAGAGAGGAAGACTACAATTTGTCGCAAAAGAGGCAAATTAGACCTacggtaactttgttaataataagaggatttccaccaaactttccagtaaccGTATATAGAGGCTgcttagtgttttttttttcagattttattggAGGGTAGcttcatttatttaatttaagtgACCCCTTTATGACCCCCTCACTTCTCTGTTTCGCAATGagcttcaaaactaagacctaatttggaaagtactagtcgagcTTTCATTTGACCTACATGATTATATTCAGTGGAAAAAACAATTACACCTCTTTCTTGCATGCGtgtgtgttcacagttcccacctttccaccaaatttagtgttgtTTACTGTTAATCGATACAACCATTTCTTCACCGACTGTTCAGTCGtggagggtggatcgggcgcaggagtgttctcggagaatccgattacagaactggcccgacccctcggaaaaatgacgaccatattccaagcggagatatatgtcaCTTCATTGACAGCAGAAGACTGTCTgtggcaaaaatggaggggtcccaccattcgaatttgttccgaAAGTGgggggcattatcagcactaaatggcaacgatatatcaagccacttggtgtggagttgttatcaggtgctgctgaaacttgggcgactgaacgaaacactcCTGATgtaggtgccggggcactctaacatcgctggtaatgaggaggctgacagactggctcgccgagggcctGGATCTACAATGGTGAGGCCAAAACcaactcttggaatccgaccatctactgtcaagtctactctgaagggtaaaattgcaaggattcacgcagccgagtggagaaatttggactctgccggccttgtgaaagagcctaggaccaatagagcggcatttttgttgccccttaagaagtgggacatgaaaacaccGCTCCTacaactaccatatggaaaagatcggggtagtggtttcggctgcgtgcagccaatgcgaggaagaggaggagatggtcctgcactttttatgcagctgcccggcatcctcagatctcagatgaagacaccttggcaaggttttcttcaatgaagaatctgcacactctctgcctctggagaatgttctcagattcgcctGCGAATAtcataggcgggaagccattgaataggcgatttacggggatagtacaatgggcgtgGCAATGgtttgagtgctcggagctacgGCTCCCCCCAATAAACTAAaccaaccgtttctgagaaaagtgcgcttACGACCATCCTATCCACTCAGTTTTGAAGAACTCCATTTGTGTGCAATATCTCGTCCAAGGGAAGTATGAGTCGAGCGGCCATGCAATCAACTTCCGGTCTTAGCTGCTCTAAGTGTGGACAGACCCTATGGGTCGATCTCAAGTCCCTATCCACTTAATGTCAAACTGCAGTAGTTAAAGACCAATCGACTTTCATATTTTAGTGTATGGAGCTCTAGTTGCGGACAAGAAGTTCAAAACGTTGCCCTGGACAATAATGTCAACGAGGACAGCATCTTCCACTTGCTGTTTGACCAAGTtggtcatttattttttttagcagCTTTAGAAGACTTCTG
The window above is part of the Hermetia illucens chromosome 3, iHerIll2.2.curated.20191125, whole genome shotgun sequence genome. Proteins encoded here:
- the LOC119650903 gene encoding pinin, producing MELTIEYLDLSSNISDDNENGKTACLNLNLADEHSENEEDMIVSLPKLDPEEMGQLSNIWFPFKRKHTFNLKSQHSAFILIKYFVSVSRCCHSQGVPQFTFNQRFKEWIAEHIEPHLNDEVLYPGLGAVLRILETIEKENKSTRSSKQSHSIKSSRDSLKPKKANAPTADPKLATLPKASQIASKTGQVESKPKEKLNFFQQFFDRNLADAVDNDEKNPDLKGDENFKVKRKNYIIAAVAVSVILMVFVCIVAIMTKNIREICKGRAQQKKLKKRRQKELEREVGGSTGPLSLGKNRYRKQPKRSHEEEGLTTTASSTVSKESMTDVQQYQYEYGSKYDCRPEPSAMFFPMCKQRPPPYNRQISRDSSPQTKPAKPTVSKQSRRSKAGTELCQNCGQQLPGRNQVGGRDYVNYCFCKSRESLGEPPPTIEPTRQPSPPPIFQSKSPQKPQLTTCLRLPTPPKPRRRLSPRIKPVQPSLSPPKFSISKKNKPAKETSFRLGSPKKSSMKKTKSKLGETRVVLRQDLPCQCPSNSKCKHSPGNFESKSSTHSLESSPSTAEHTTAAKHRDSLQPAAGPSQNRSSPPRKHPPSKSCPNFGRKHEFVSTSWETLDSKRE